From one Lysinibacillus sp. G4S2 genomic stretch:
- a CDS encoding DNA-3-methyladenine glycosylase produces the protein MIWHEVNNVIVIALPDNFDMKANLGYLTREKNECMYEVENDIITKVIAIGEIRSLVQVSVINHKQMVVQFLNDSRPIEKRKREEIVKYIHEWFDLDNDLTPFYEMAKADPLLKMPAQKFYGLRVIGIPDLFEALCWGVLGQQINLAFAYTLKKQFVERFGDSIECNGKKYWVFPSYERIAQLTPTDLADIKMTVKKSEYIIGIAKLMAGGELSREKLMNMNFKDAEKSLIKIRGIGPWTANYVLMRCLRFQTAFPIDDVGLINSIKILRNMDRKPTKDEILELSFPWKNWESYATFYLWRVLY, from the coding sequence ATGATATGGCATGAAGTAAATAATGTTATTGTAATTGCATTACCAGACAATTTCGACATGAAGGCTAACCTAGGCTATCTAACAAGGGAAAAAAATGAATGCATGTATGAAGTAGAGAACGATATCATTACAAAAGTTATAGCCATTGGGGAAATTCGGTCCTTAGTACAGGTAAGCGTAATTAATCATAAACAAATGGTTGTTCAATTCCTAAATGATTCTAGACCTATTGAAAAGAGGAAGCGGGAAGAGATTGTAAAATATATTCACGAATGGTTTGATCTTGATAACGATTTAACGCCATTTTATGAAATGGCAAAAGCTGACCCACTACTTAAAATGCCTGCCCAAAAATTCTATGGATTGCGAGTTATCGGCATTCCCGATTTATTTGAAGCTTTATGTTGGGGAGTTTTAGGGCAACAAATTAACTTAGCCTTCGCGTATACCTTAAAGAAGCAATTTGTAGAAAGATTTGGCGATTCCATCGAATGCAATGGTAAAAAGTATTGGGTATTCCCATCGTACGAACGAATTGCACAGTTAACACCTACCGACCTAGCAGATATTAAAATGACGGTAAAAAAAAGTGAATATATTATTGGAATTGCTAAATTAATGGCAGGTGGAGAATTATCGAGGGAAAAACTAATGAACATGAACTTTAAGGATGCTGAAAAAAGTTTAATTAAAATACGAGGAATCGGACCTTGGACAGCCAACTATGTTTTAATGCGCTGCCTTAGGTTCCAGACAGCTTTTCCAATCGATGATGTAGGTCTTATTAATTCGATAAAAATATTACGTAATATGGACCGAAAGCCTACGAAAGATGAAATTTTAGAACTATCATTTCCGTGGAAAAACTGGGAATCATATGCTACCTTTTATTTATGGCGTGTCCTTTACTGA
- the adaB gene encoding methylated-DNA--[protein]-cysteine S-methyltransferase, producing the protein MKTKNKPTLYWSLLKFKDWHFYIASTSKGLAFIGSQNKPFEELFEWAKKRFPGSPLVEDDEKLEPYVVEITQYLEGKRKTFTVPFEYVGTQFQLAVWNALCEVPYGQTKSYSDIANAINKPAAVRAVGAAIGANPVLITVPCHRVIGKNGSLTGYRGGLEMKTLLLNLEKQVSSSCE; encoded by the coding sequence ATGAAAACAAAGAATAAACCAACCCTTTATTGGTCTTTACTAAAGTTTAAGGATTGGCATTTTTATATTGCTTCAACTTCAAAAGGGCTTGCGTTTATTGGTTCACAGAACAAACCATTCGAGGAATTGTTCGAATGGGCGAAGAAACGCTTTCCAGGAAGTCCTCTTGTTGAAGATGATGAAAAGCTTGAACCCTATGTCGTTGAAATCACTCAGTATCTAGAAGGAAAGCGGAAAACCTTTACTGTTCCATTTGAGTACGTAGGTACGCAATTTCAGCTAGCAGTCTGGAATGCGCTTTGTGAAGTTCCTTATGGACAGACGAAATCTTATTCCGACATTGCAAATGCTATAAATAAACCAGCAGCTGTTCGTGCTGTAGGAGCGGCTATTGGGGCTAATCCGGTATTAATTACTGTACCGTGCCATCGTGTAATAGGGAAGAATGGCTCATTAACTGGCTATCGGGGCGGATTAGAAATGAAGACATTGCTCCTGAATCTGGAAAAGCAAGTTTCATCTAGTTGTGAGTAA
- a CDS encoding 2OG-Fe(II) oxygenase — translation MVQHIKTRVENLNWASIQHELDEQGFAKLPVILTKEECEFFIDLYCEEGPYRTTINMTRYRFGNGEYKYFSYPLPEIIQSLRESFYVELAKTANRWLGYLKKTEQFPDHLQDFLNTCEKYEQTRPTPLLLKYETGGFNCLHQDLYGDIFFPFQVVFVLNQREKDFCGGESLLVEQIPRAQSRGHVITLEQGSALIFPTNHRPVLGKKGYYKNTVRHGVSTVTSGERYGLGIIFHDSK, via the coding sequence ATGGTCCAACATATAAAAACACGTGTCGAAAACTTAAATTGGGCGTCAATTCAACATGAATTAGATGAGCAAGGATTCGCAAAGCTTCCAGTGATTTTAACAAAAGAGGAATGTGAATTCTTCATAGACTTGTATTGTGAGGAAGGGCCATACAGAACGACCATCAATATGACGAGATATCGTTTTGGGAATGGGGAGTACAAATATTTTTCCTATCCGTTACCAGAAATCATCCAAAGTTTAAGAGAGTCCTTTTATGTAGAATTGGCCAAAACAGCCAATCGATGGTTGGGCTATTTAAAGAAAACAGAACAGTTTCCAGATCATCTCCAAGATTTTTTGAACACCTGTGAAAAATATGAACAAACTAGACCAACACCTTTACTATTAAAGTATGAAACAGGCGGGTTTAATTGTTTGCATCAAGATTTATATGGCGATATATTTTTCCCGTTTCAAGTAGTATTTGTATTAAATCAACGTGAAAAAGACTTTTGCGGTGGAGAATCTCTATTAGTGGAACAAATTCCACGTGCTCAGAGTAGGGGACATGTCATCACTTTAGAACAAGGCAGTGCGCTGATATTCCCTACTAATCATAGACCTGTTCTAGGTAAAAAAGGATATTACAAAAATACGGTTCGTCATGGCGTAAGCACGGTTACTTCTGGAGAACGGTACGGTCTTGGAATTATTTTTCACGATTCTAAATAA
- a CDS encoding radical SAM protein produces the protein MKNELFYKNPKTILNKGTGFLSGYTHSLNPYTGCTFGCSYCYVREMPVSLFREGEWGNWIDVKNGAANLLKMELRRAKAKGNVTIFMSSSTDPYQPIEHKEKVTRSLLEVMVEDPPDFLLVQTRSPLVSRDIDLLQHFKDKVRVSMTIETDSETIRKHFTPKAPPIQARFKTLEQLAAAGIPTQVAIAPILPSGEYFPIKLKPFVDRICMDDYFMGDGSGGKRTRKLGIEKKYAQLGLEEWYGPHVIKKVYNRFIEIFPENHVYVSQAGFEP, from the coding sequence ATGAAAAATGAATTATTCTACAAAAATCCAAAAACCATTCTGAATAAAGGGACTGGCTTTCTTTCTGGCTATACGCATTCACTAAATCCTTATACAGGCTGTACATTTGGGTGTTCCTATTGTTATGTACGCGAAATGCCTGTATCTCTTTTTCGAGAAGGGGAATGGGGAAATTGGATCGATGTTAAAAACGGAGCTGCGAATTTATTAAAAATGGAGCTTCGTCGCGCCAAAGCCAAAGGGAATGTAACCATTTTTATGTCATCAAGTACAGATCCGTATCAACCAATAGAGCATAAGGAAAAGGTGACGCGATCTTTACTAGAAGTTATGGTAGAAGATCCCCCTGACTTCTTATTAGTACAGACTAGAAGCCCACTTGTAAGTCGAGATATCGATTTGCTGCAACATTTTAAAGATAAAGTTCGTGTAAGTATGACTATTGAAACAGATTCAGAAACGATTCGTAAACATTTTACTCCAAAAGCACCTCCAATCCAGGCGCGCTTTAAGACATTGGAACAATTAGCAGCTGCGGGCATACCGACCCAAGTTGCTATAGCTCCCATCTTACCGAGTGGGGAATACTTTCCTATCAAATTGAAGCCATTCGTCGATCGGATATGTATGGATGACTACTTTATGGGCGATGGCAGTGGTGGAAAACGCACACGAAAACTAGGTATTGAGAAAAAATATGCCCAACTTGGTTTAGAAGAATGGTATGGACCACATGTAATTAAAAAAGTATATAACCGATTCATTGAAATCTTTCCAGAAAATCACGTTTATGTGAGCCAGGCTGGGTTTGAGCCGTGA
- a CDS encoding MFS transporter, producing MNSNYWRRLMKNKKNFNFYKLWLGQSISLLGTQFTVVALPLFALEVLETSEANAALLRGIIFIPYLIFGLVAGALIDILHRKKVLLICSICQGVLFLSVFILTGTNIITFPLLMFLMFLNGIFTTFYNIAIPSFLPEIITDKDNLKRGNAQLALSESLSIVIGPMLAGIVITLVGLTGLFTVDAVTYFVCFVCILFISSFKPHTEGSLKNVNIKSIYKNIYEGLLFFKNHPVLEPIVSCGAVYGFFKYILNSILVIFLYKVMGLSELEIGFVVGSAAVGFLIGNTILVKKSQQFNNTKMLIYSATVSVIGLAFIPIMGYLGTVYGIVAASIIHGMGEGVFGPYAATILQLASPSHMLGRVNAVQRTLNWGAWALGSFASAFLVSILGLQTTLFIGGFGTTLCLIVLLRRGISKGINIEYTTSI from the coding sequence ATAAATTCGAATTATTGGAGGCGTCTTATGAAAAATAAAAAAAACTTTAATTTTTACAAGCTTTGGCTAGGACAGTCTATAAGTTTGTTAGGTACCCAGTTTACAGTAGTAGCTTTGCCTCTTTTTGCATTAGAGGTGCTAGAAACAAGTGAGGCGAATGCTGCCTTGCTTCGAGGGATTATATTCATACCCTACCTAATTTTCGGATTAGTAGCCGGTGCTTTAATAGACATCCTTCATAGAAAAAAGGTTTTGCTAATTTGTAGTATATGTCAAGGCGTTTTATTTTTATCAGTATTCATATTGACTGGAACAAATATAATAACGTTCCCTTTATTGATGTTTCTCATGTTTTTAAATGGAATATTTACAACGTTCTACAATATCGCAATTCCTTCTTTCTTACCGGAAATAATAACCGATAAAGACAACTTAAAAAGAGGAAATGCTCAACTAGCCCTTTCGGAGTCTCTTTCTATAGTAATTGGCCCTATGCTAGCAGGAATCGTTATTACTCTAGTTGGATTAACAGGCTTATTCACTGTTGACGCAGTAACGTATTTTGTTTGTTTTGTGTGTATATTATTTATTTCAAGTTTTAAACCACATACAGAAGGCTCTTTAAAAAACGTCAATATAAAATCGATCTATAAAAACATATATGAAGGTTTGTTATTTTTTAAAAACCACCCTGTGTTGGAGCCAATTGTAAGCTGTGGCGCTGTTTACGGTTTTTTTAAATACATACTAAATAGCATTTTAGTCATATTCCTTTATAAGGTAATGGGTCTATCTGAACTTGAAATAGGCTTTGTTGTAGGTTCGGCAGCGGTAGGATTTTTAATAGGCAATACGATACTCGTAAAAAAGAGTCAACAATTTAATAATACAAAAATGCTTATTTATAGCGCTACTGTATCAGTTATCGGTCTAGCCTTTATACCGATAATGGGCTATTTAGGAACCGTTTACGGTATAGTAGCTGCAAGTATCATACATGGTATGGGAGAAGGTGTATTTGGCCCTTACGCCGCAACCATACTACAACTTGCCTCACCAAGTCACATGCTTGGAAGAGTAAATGCTGTACAGCGTACCCTTAATTGGGGAGCTTGGGCATTAGGAAGTTTTGCTAGTGCTTTTTTAGTTTCTATACTTGGGCTTCAAACTACATTATTTATAGGGGGCTTCGGAACAACATTGTGTTTAATAGTGTTGTTAAGGCGAGGCATATCAAAAGGAATCAACATTGAATATACGACTTCAATTTAG
- a CDS encoding bifunctional transcriptional activator/DNA repair enzyme AdaA, which yields MLDSINNGHRISNDEEMIPDEKWQAILNNDAAFNNQFFYAVKSTGIFCKPSCKSRVPKKENVCIFPNAEQALRANFRPCKRCKPTNENLPDSEWVDLITEYIDKNFTEKLTLESLATICHGSPYHMHRTFKKIKGITPVEYIQQVRVQAAKKYLIQTNKAIGDIAICVGMANAPYFITLFKKKTGQTPAQFRQLSKTEEKYNENKE from the coding sequence ATGCTGGATAGTATTAATAACGGACATAGAATTTCGAATGATGAAGAAATGATACCAGATGAAAAATGGCAGGCAATACTAAATAATGATGCAGCGTTCAATAATCAATTTTTCTACGCTGTAAAATCGACAGGGATATTTTGTAAACCCTCCTGTAAATCTCGCGTTCCGAAAAAAGAAAATGTATGTATTTTTCCAAACGCAGAACAAGCTCTCCGCGCAAATTTTCGTCCTTGCAAACGGTGCAAGCCCACTAATGAAAATCTGCCTGATAGCGAGTGGGTTGATTTAATTACAGAATACATTGATAAAAATTTCACGGAAAAATTAACGCTAGAATCGTTAGCAACAATTTGTCATGGGAGTCCGTATCATATGCATCGAACATTTAAAAAGATAAAAGGCATTACGCCGGTTGAGTATATACAACAAGTTAGAGTACAAGCGGCTAAAAAGTATTTGATTCAAACAAATAAAGCGATTGGAGATATCGCCATATGTGTGGGTATGGCTAACGCGCCTTATTTTATTACTTTATTTAAAAAGAAAACTGGACAGACGCCAGCGCAATTTCGTCAACTGAGTAAAACGGAGGAAAAGTACAATGAAAACAAAGAATAA